One Streptomyces lincolnensis genomic region harbors:
- a CDS encoding aldo/keto reductase, which yields MARAHDRSVAQIALRRLIQREIVVIPKSVRPARMAENLDVFDFRLTDDEMTRIAGLDTGRSHIFDHHDPEKVTWLGGVRFDT from the coding sequence ATCGCCCGCGCCCACGACAGGTCCGTCGCCCAGATCGCCCTTCGCCGGCTCATCCAGCGCGAGATCGTCGTGATCCCGAAGTCGGTGCGGCCCGCACGCATGGCAGAAAACCTCGACGTGTTCGACTTCCGGCTCACCGACGACGAGATGACACGCATCGCCGGCCTGGACACCGGCCGCAGCCACATCTTCGACCACCACGACCCCGAGAAGGTCACGTGGCTCGGCGGAGTGCGGTTCGACACCTGA
- a CDS encoding PIG-L deacetylase family protein has protein sequence MPQSIPPAGPRSTLVITAHAGDFVWRAGGAIALAASRGENVTIACLTFGERGESAKAWREGRTLDEIKAIRRDEAERAADTLGAEIRFFDAGDYPLLVTPELTDTLVEVYRATQPDVVLTHPAEDPYNGDHPAAHRMALEARVLAQAIGYPGEGEIIGAPPVFYFEPHQPEMSGFRPEVLLDITEVWETKRKAMECLGAQQHLWDYYTDLAVRRGVQLKRNAGPNLGLAHKTMAEAYMRPYPQIAKELA, from the coding sequence ATGCCCCAGTCGATACCGCCCGCCGGTCCACGTTCGACACTTGTCATCACCGCGCACGCCGGGGACTTCGTGTGGCGCGCGGGCGGGGCCATCGCCCTGGCCGCCTCCCGCGGGGAGAACGTCACCATCGCCTGTCTGACCTTCGGCGAACGCGGTGAGTCCGCCAAGGCCTGGCGCGAGGGCAGGACGCTGGACGAGATCAAGGCGATCCGCCGGGACGAGGCGGAACGCGCCGCCGACACCCTGGGCGCGGAGATCCGCTTCTTCGACGCTGGCGACTACCCGCTGCTCGTCACCCCCGAACTCACGGACACACTCGTCGAGGTCTACCGCGCCACGCAGCCCGACGTCGTGCTCACCCATCCCGCCGAGGACCCCTACAACGGCGACCACCCGGCCGCGCACCGCATGGCCCTGGAGGCCAGGGTGCTCGCCCAGGCCATCGGCTACCCGGGGGAGGGGGAGATCATCGGCGCCCCGCCGGTCTTCTACTTCGAGCCGCACCAGCCGGAGATGAGCGGCTTCAGGCCCGAGGTCCTCCTCGACATCACCGAGGTCTGGGAGACCAAGCGCAAGGCCATGGAGTGCCTGGGCGCCCAGCAGCACCTGTGGGACTACTACACCGACCTCGCCGTCCGCCGTGGCGTCCAGCTCAAGCGCAACGCGGGCCCCAACCTCGGCCTGGCGCACAAGACCATGGCCGAGGCGTACATGCGCCCCTACCCGCAGATCGCGAAGGAGCTGGCATGA
- a CDS encoding catechol 2,3-dioxygenase, translated as MTPPLGDIAHIGHAQLFTPDLDASVAFFTDYLGLTVNGQDGDTVHLRTFDDYEHHSLVLTARDQPGLGRLALRTSSEEALHRRITAVEQAGGGGRWVEDEPGLGKLYVTTDPDGHEHALYWESEHYRAPEELRPALKNQPQAKPNRGVGVRRLDHINFLAADVAANAEFQQNVLGARPTEQIQLDSGKIAARWLTYTNKSYDVVYTSDRTGSAGRLHHIAFATDTREDVLRAADLAIDTGVFIETGPHKHAIQQTFFLYVYEPGGNRVELCNPLTRLVLAPDWPLITWTEEERKKGQAWGLKTIESFHTHGTPPVA; from the coding sequence ATGACTCCACCGCTCGGCGACATCGCCCACATCGGCCACGCCCAGCTGTTCACCCCGGACCTGGACGCCAGCGTCGCCTTCTTCACCGACTACCTCGGCCTCACCGTCAACGGCCAGGACGGCGACACCGTCCACCTGCGGACCTTCGACGACTACGAGCACCACAGCCTGGTCCTCACCGCCCGCGACCAGCCCGGCCTCGGCCGGCTCGCCCTGCGCACCTCCAGCGAGGAGGCCCTGCACCGCCGTATCACCGCCGTCGAACAGGCGGGAGGCGGCGGCAGGTGGGTCGAGGACGAGCCGGGCCTCGGCAAGCTGTACGTCACCACCGACCCGGACGGCCACGAGCACGCCCTCTACTGGGAGAGCGAGCACTACCGGGCCCCCGAGGAGCTCAGGCCGGCGCTGAAGAACCAGCCGCAGGCCAAGCCCAACCGGGGCGTGGGCGTACGGCGGTTGGACCACATCAACTTCCTCGCCGCCGACGTGGCCGCCAACGCCGAGTTCCAGCAGAACGTCCTGGGAGCCCGGCCGACCGAGCAGATCCAGCTGGACAGCGGGAAGATCGCGGCGCGCTGGCTGACGTACACGAACAAGTCGTACGACGTCGTCTACACCTCCGACCGGACCGGCAGCGCGGGGCGGCTGCACCACATCGCCTTCGCGACCGACACCCGCGAGGACGTCCTGCGCGCGGCCGATCTCGCCATCGACACCGGGGTGTTCATCGAGACGGGCCCGCACAAGCACGCCATCCAGCAGACGTTCTTCCTGTACGTCTACGAGCCGGGTGGCAACCGCGTCGAGCTGTGCAACCCTCTCACCCGACTGGTGCTGGCGCCCGACTGGCCGCTGATCACCTGGACCGAGGAGGAGCGGAAGAAGGGCCAGGCCTGGGGCCTGAAGACGATCGAGTCGTTCCACACGCACGGGACACCGCCGGTCGCCTGA
- a CDS encoding MFS transporter produces MPRKSTTRLTFAVLATGAGVFAMLQSLIAPALPTVQHALHTSQSTATWVMTAYLLSASIFTPILGRVGDLIGKKRTLVAVLVTVAVGCLLAALAPSIGVLIVARVVQGVGGALFPLSFGIIRDEFAASEVSGSISNLSAVIAAGGGVGIVAAGPIVTALDFRWLFWIPVAVVLVATLIAVRYVPESPNRAQGQVSWLGAVLLSAWLVALLLPLSQAGVWGWGSARVLGLFAAAVVLFALWLYAEARSRTPLIDLRVMRLPAVWTTNTAAFLFGAGMYAIWSFLPGFVQTPSSAGYGFGASVTAAGLLMLPMLVAMFLSGVLSGRLEPLLGAKTLLTAGAALGALACGFLALWHDEQWQIALVAGLFGLGIGLAFSSMANLIVGSVPADQTGAATGMNANIRTIGGSIGAAVTSVLVTGRLQPSGLPYASGYTHGFTLLAVLCLAAALAALLVPVRRTGDHARVMSGAAGAEQQAVAPGARG; encoded by the coding sequence ATGCCCCGCAAGTCCACCACCCGTCTCACCTTCGCGGTCCTGGCGACCGGTGCCGGCGTGTTCGCCATGCTCCAGTCGCTGATCGCGCCGGCCCTGCCGACCGTCCAGCACGCGCTGCACACCTCGCAGTCGACCGCGACCTGGGTGATGACGGCGTACCTCCTGTCCGCCTCGATCTTCACCCCGATCCTCGGCCGCGTCGGCGACCTGATCGGCAAGAAGCGCACCCTGGTCGCCGTCCTCGTCACGGTGGCCGTCGGCTGTCTGCTCGCCGCGCTCGCGCCGTCCATCGGCGTCCTCATCGTCGCCCGGGTCGTCCAGGGTGTCGGCGGAGCCCTGTTCCCGCTCTCCTTCGGCATCATCCGGGACGAGTTCGCCGCCTCCGAGGTGAGCGGCAGCATCAGCAACCTGTCCGCCGTGATCGCGGCCGGCGGTGGCGTCGGCATCGTCGCCGCCGGGCCCATCGTCACCGCGCTCGACTTCCGCTGGCTGTTCTGGATTCCGGTCGCCGTCGTCCTCGTCGCCACGCTGATCGCCGTACGCTACGTGCCCGAGTCGCCCAACCGGGCGCAGGGGCAGGTCAGTTGGCTCGGCGCGGTCCTGCTGTCGGCCTGGCTGGTCGCGCTGCTGCTGCCGCTCAGCCAGGCGGGCGTGTGGGGCTGGGGATCGGCCCGGGTGCTCGGCCTGTTCGCCGCGGCCGTGGTGCTGTTCGCGCTGTGGCTGTACGCCGAGGCGCGCTCCCGCACCCCGTTGATCGACCTGCGGGTCATGCGGCTGCCCGCCGTGTGGACCACCAACACCGCCGCGTTCCTGTTCGGCGCCGGCATGTACGCGATCTGGTCCTTCCTGCCGGGCTTCGTCCAGACACCCTCGTCGGCCGGCTACGGCTTCGGCGCGAGCGTCACCGCCGCCGGGCTGCTCATGCTGCCGATGCTGGTCGCGATGTTCCTCTCCGGCGTGCTCAGCGGCCGTCTGGAGCCGCTCCTCGGTGCCAAGACCCTCCTGACGGCCGGTGCCGCGCTCGGCGCGCTGGCCTGCGGCTTCCTCGCGCTCTGGCACGACGAGCAGTGGCAGATCGCCCTCGTCGCGGGCCTGTTCGGCCTCGGTATCGGCCTCGCCTTCTCCTCCATGGCCAACCTGATCGTGGGCAGCGTCCCCGCCGACCAGACCGGCGCCGCCACCGGGATGAACGCCAACATCCGCACCATCGGCGGCTCCATCGGCGCGGCCGTCACCAGCGTCCTGGTCACCGGCCGGCTCCAGCCCTCGGGCCTGCCGTACGCCTCCGGCTACACCCACGGCTTCACCCTGCTCGCCGTCCTGTGCCTCGCCGCGGCCCTGGCCGCGCTGCTGGTCCCGGTCCGGCGCACCGGCGACCACGCTCGTGTGATGAGTGGGGCGGCCGGTGCGGAACAGCAGGCCGTGGCTCCCGGCGCGCGCGGCTGA
- a CDS encoding zinc-dependent alcohol dehydrogenase, whose product MRTMKSVLTGAENKIDVVEVERPTPGPQDALVRIRACGICGTDTFFLHLGGMPTGADGSTRAIPLGHEPAGEVVEVGARVTGLAVGDRVVVNPQGAPSGIIGCGGDLGGMDEYLLIQDAEIGRNVAVFPDDVPFDVAALNEPMAVARHCVNRSEAKPSDKVVVFGAGPIGLGAAIWLKLRGVEHVVVADVIPERLETALSVGADAVINSATEDVTERLTELHGQAANALGQPRAGTDIYIDAAGAPAVFQAAVDSAKWKAKLVMVAVQKKSDAIDLGGMLRSELTLIASQGYPTEIFEVTPELAAHKDRFARLISHRVPFSEVDRAFELALTPGAAEKVVVTFDE is encoded by the coding sequence ATGCGCACCATGAAGTCCGTCCTGACCGGCGCCGAGAACAAGATCGACGTGGTGGAGGTCGAACGCCCCACCCCCGGCCCCCAGGACGCCCTCGTCCGCATCCGCGCCTGCGGCATCTGCGGCACCGACACGTTCTTCCTCCACCTGGGCGGCATGCCGACCGGCGCCGACGGGTCCACCCGCGCCATTCCGCTGGGCCACGAACCCGCGGGCGAGGTCGTCGAGGTGGGGGCGCGGGTCACCGGTCTGGCGGTGGGCGACCGCGTGGTCGTCAACCCGCAGGGCGCTCCCTCCGGCATCATCGGCTGCGGCGGCGATCTCGGCGGCATGGACGAGTACCTGCTCATCCAGGACGCCGAGATCGGCAGAAACGTCGCGGTCTTCCCGGACGACGTGCCCTTCGACGTGGCGGCGCTCAACGAACCCATGGCGGTGGCCCGGCACTGCGTCAACCGCTCCGAGGCGAAGCCCTCCGACAAGGTCGTCGTCTTCGGCGCCGGACCCATCGGCCTGGGCGCCGCGATCTGGCTGAAGCTGCGCGGCGTCGAGCACGTGGTGGTGGCGGACGTCATCCCCGAACGCCTGGAGACCGCACTGTCGGTCGGCGCCGACGCGGTGATCAACTCCGCCACGGAGGACGTCACCGAGCGGCTGACCGAACTGCACGGACAGGCCGCCAACGCGCTCGGCCAGCCCCGCGCCGGCACCGACATCTACATCGACGCCGCCGGCGCGCCCGCCGTCTTCCAGGCCGCCGTCGACTCCGCGAAGTGGAAGGCGAAGCTGGTCATGGTCGCCGTACAGAAGAAGTCGGACGCCATCGACCTCGGGGGCATGCTGCGCAGCGAGCTCACCCTGATCGCCTCGCAGGGCTATCCGACCGAGATCTTCGAGGTCACCCCGGAACTCGCCGCGCACAAGGACCGGTTCGCCCGGCTGATCAGCCACCGGGTGCCGTTCTCCGAGGTCGACCGGGCCTTCGAGTTGGCCCTGACGCCGGGTGCGGCGGAGAAGGTCGTCGTCACCTTCGACGAGTGA
- a CDS encoding MFS transporter: MSDALARSADAGAATPPRPNSVVAVLALAGIVVSLMQTLVIPIVPELPRLLDASASNAAWAVTATLLAAAVATPVVGRLGDMFGKRRMLLVSIALLVSGSVVAALSDSLVPMIVGRTLQGLAAAVVPLGISIMRDALPADRLAGSTALMSASLGVGGALGLPAAAFIADRWDWHLLFWVSAALGAVALLLVLLIVPESKVRTGGRFDGVGALGLSAGLVTLLLAVSKGGDWGWTSGTTLGLGAAAVLILLGWGRWELRSRQPLVDLRTTAKPQVLFTNLASVALGFSMFAMSLVLPQLLQLPGQTGYGLGRSMLTVGLVLAPQGLVMMAMSAVSAKVTKAKGPKVTLMIGALIVAAGYGLNILLMSEVWHLVLVSCVIGAGIGFTYGALPALIMGAVDPSQTGAANSLNTLMRSLGTSFASALAGVILAQMTTDFGGHALPSENGFKVVMAIGAGAALLALAVAAFIPRHRPAGAAPAADGPARAAEVAAAKA, from the coding sequence ATGTCCGACGCCCTTGCCCGATCCGCCGACGCGGGGGCAGCGACCCCGCCGAGGCCGAACTCCGTGGTGGCGGTGCTGGCCCTGGCCGGGATCGTCGTCTCGCTGATGCAGACCCTGGTCATCCCGATCGTGCCCGAGCTGCCGCGGCTGCTGGACGCCTCGGCGTCCAACGCCGCCTGGGCGGTCACCGCCACCCTGCTCGCGGCCGCCGTGGCCACCCCGGTGGTGGGCAGGCTCGGGGACATGTTCGGCAAGCGGCGGATGCTGCTGGTCAGCATCGCGCTGCTGGTGTCCGGTTCGGTGGTCGCCGCGCTGTCCGACTCCCTCGTCCCGATGATCGTCGGGCGGACGCTCCAGGGGCTCGCGGCCGCGGTCGTCCCGCTCGGCATCAGCATCATGCGGGACGCCCTGCCCGCCGACCGGCTGGCAGGGTCCACCGCCCTGATGAGCGCCTCACTCGGCGTCGGCGGCGCCCTGGGGCTGCCCGCCGCCGCGTTCATCGCCGACCGGTGGGACTGGCACCTCCTCTTCTGGGTCTCCGCCGCGCTGGGTGCCGTCGCCCTCCTGCTGGTCCTGCTGATCGTGCCGGAGTCGAAGGTGCGCACCGGGGGCCGCTTCGACGGGGTCGGCGCGCTGGGCCTGTCGGCCGGTCTGGTCACCCTGCTGCTGGCCGTGTCCAAGGGCGGCGACTGGGGCTGGACCAGTGGCACCACCCTGGGCCTGGGCGCCGCCGCCGTGCTGATCCTGCTGGGCTGGGGCCGGTGGGAGCTGCGCAGCCGGCAGCCGCTGGTCGACCTGCGCACCACCGCGAAGCCGCAGGTGCTGTTCACCAACCTCGCCTCGGTCGCGCTCGGCTTCTCGATGTTCGCGATGTCCCTCGTGCTGCCGCAACTGCTCCAGCTGCCCGGGCAGACCGGCTACGGCCTGGGCAGGTCCATGCTGACCGTCGGTCTGGTGCTGGCCCCGCAGGGCCTGGTGATGATGGCCATGTCCGCCGTCTCCGCGAAGGTCACCAAGGCCAAGGGCCCCAAGGTCACCCTGATGATCGGCGCGCTGATCGTGGCCGCCGGCTACGGGCTCAACATCCTGCTGATGTCCGAGGTCTGGCACCTCGTCCTGGTCTCCTGTGTCATCGGCGCCGGGATCGGCTTCACCTACGGCGCGCTGCCCGCCCTGATCATGGGCGCCGTGGACCCCTCCCAGACCGGTGCCGCCAACAGCCTCAACACGCTGATGCGGTCCCTGGGCACGTCGTTCGCCAGTGCCCTCGCCGGCGTCATCCTGGCCCAGATGACCACGGACTTCGGCGGCCACGCCCTGCCCTCCGAGAACGGGTTCAAGGTCGTGATGGCCATCGGCGCCGGTGCCGCCCTCCTCGCCTTGGCCGTCGCCGCCTTCATCCCCAGGCACCGCCCCGCCGGCGCCGCACCGGCCGCGGACGGACCGGCGCGGGCCGCGGAGGTCGCCGCGGCCAAGGCGTGA
- a CDS encoding TetR/AcrR family transcriptional regulator: MTDRSFPVTEIVASRRPHRKDAARNYDALLAAAREAFAQHGAEASLEDIARRAGVGIGTLYRNFPSRRELFESVYADEVNALVQVAQEVADQEPWDALTAWLDRFAGYMVTKRAVREALNDESEIFAACRDSMYAAGGPLFERAQAAGEARTDMNFVELLRMVAGITATTFDDDAQRDRVLGIALDGVRV; the protein is encoded by the coding sequence GTGACCGACCGGTCGTTCCCCGTCACCGAGATCGTGGCGTCCCGGCGACCCCACCGGAAGGACGCGGCCCGCAACTACGACGCCCTGCTCGCGGCCGCCCGCGAGGCGTTCGCCCAGCACGGCGCGGAGGCCTCCCTGGAGGACATCGCGCGCCGCGCGGGCGTCGGCATCGGCACGCTGTACCGGAACTTCCCCTCCCGGCGCGAACTCTTCGAGAGCGTGTACGCGGACGAGGTGAACGCCCTGGTGCAGGTCGCCCAGGAGGTCGCCGACCAGGAGCCCTGGGACGCGCTGACCGCCTGGCTCGACCGGTTCGCGGGCTACATGGTCACCAAGCGGGCCGTCCGCGAGGCCCTCAACGACGAGTCGGAGATCTTCGCGGCCTGCCGGGACTCGATGTACGCGGCGGGGGGCCCGCTGTTCGAGCGTGCCCAGGCGGCGGGTGAGGCACGGACGGACATGAACTTCGTCGAACTGCTGCGGATGGTCGCGGGGATCACGGCGACGACCTTCGACGACGACGCGCAGCGGGACCGGGTGCTGGGCATCGCGCTGGACGGGGTCCGCGTCTGA
- a CDS encoding 4-oxalomesaconate tautomerase has translation MTDGVPCLLMRGGTSKGAYFLADDLPAEPAARDDLLLRIMGSPDERQIDGLGGAHPLTSKVAVVSPSADPEADVDYLFLQVAVDRPEVSDRQNCGNILAGVGPFAVERGLVPAGEEETSVRIRMVNTGDHARATFPTPGGRVARTGDAEIAGVPGTAAPVVIEFPPGAGPLLPTGRVRDEIDGIQVTCVDNGMPTVLVEAASLKAAGYEPPEDLEADGALAARLRAIRLEAGRLMGLGDVSDTTVPKLTLLAPPRDGGAITTRTFIPVRCHTSIGVLGAAGVAAGLRIEGAVGADLAVLDAGSDRVRIEHPTGFLDIDSSLTTGPDGRPAPGRTAVIRTARTIFDGTVFPRAAARPRGGHR, from the coding sequence GTGACCGACGGGGTGCCCTGTCTGCTGATGCGGGGCGGGACCTCCAAGGGCGCCTACTTCCTGGCCGACGACCTCCCCGCCGAACCCGCCGCGCGCGACGACCTGTTGCTGCGGATCATGGGCAGCCCGGACGAACGGCAGATCGACGGCCTGGGCGGCGCCCACCCGCTCACCAGCAAGGTGGCCGTCGTCTCGCCGTCCGCCGACCCGGAGGCCGACGTCGACTACCTCTTCCTCCAAGTCGCCGTCGACAGACCCGAGGTGAGCGACCGTCAGAACTGCGGGAACATCCTCGCCGGCGTCGGCCCGTTCGCCGTCGAGCGGGGCCTGGTCCCGGCGGGGGAGGAGGAGACCTCCGTCCGTATCCGCATGGTCAACACCGGTGACCACGCGAGGGCGACCTTCCCGACCCCCGGCGGCCGGGTGGCCCGCACCGGGGACGCGGAGATCGCGGGAGTGCCGGGCACGGCCGCACCCGTCGTGATCGAGTTCCCGCCCGGCGCCGGGCCGTTGCTCCCCACCGGCAGGGTCCGGGACGAGATCGACGGCATCCAGGTGACCTGCGTCGACAACGGCATGCCGACCGTCCTCGTCGAGGCCGCCTCCCTCAAGGCCGCCGGTTACGAACCGCCCGAGGACCTGGAGGCGGACGGTGCCCTCGCGGCACGGCTGCGCGCGATCCGGCTGGAGGCCGGCCGGCTGATGGGCCTCGGCGACGTCTCGGACACCACCGTTCCCAAGCTCACGCTCCTCGCCCCGCCCCGCGACGGCGGCGCGATCACCACCCGCACCTTCATCCCCGTGCGCTGCCACACCTCCATCGGCGTGCTGGGCGCCGCCGGTGTGGCCGCCGGGCTGCGGATCGAGGGCGCCGTGGGCGCGGACCTCGCGGTGCTCGACGCGGGCAGCGACCGGGTGCGCATAGAACACCCCACCGGATTCCTGGACATCGACAGCAGCCTCACCACCGGCCCCGACGGCCGGCCGGCACCCGGCCGCACCGCCGTGATCCGCACGGCCCGCACGATCTTCGACGGCACCGTCTTCCCCCGGGCCGCCGCCCGACCCCGAGGAGGTCACCGATGA
- a CDS encoding GntR family transcriptional regulator, which yields MPKEARPGTGEKAKQHALAQLRRAILQGDMAPAQRLVENELAEQFGVTRASIRAALIDLEAQGLVERIRNRGSRVRVVTVQEAVAITECRMVLEGLCAAKAAVAASDGQLAELTDLGTAMTKAVADGEPLTYSDLNHELHTRIREFSGQRTALELLERLNAQLVRHRFQLALRPGRPQQSLNEHLAMIEAIRTRDPQAAESAVRAHLTSVIEALSD from the coding sequence ATGCCGAAAGAAGCCCGTCCGGGCACCGGAGAGAAGGCCAAACAGCATGCGCTCGCGCAGCTGAGGCGGGCGATCCTGCAAGGCGACATGGCACCGGCACAGCGGCTGGTGGAGAACGAACTCGCCGAGCAGTTCGGTGTGACACGGGCCAGCATCCGCGCGGCACTCATCGATCTGGAGGCCCAGGGCCTCGTCGAGCGGATCCGCAACCGGGGCTCACGGGTGCGGGTGGTGACCGTGCAGGAGGCGGTCGCCATCACCGAGTGCCGGATGGTCCTCGAAGGTCTGTGCGCGGCGAAGGCCGCCGTCGCCGCCAGCGACGGGCAACTCGCCGAACTGACCGACCTGGGCACGGCTATGACCAAGGCCGTGGCCGACGGTGAGCCGCTGACCTACTCCGACCTCAACCACGAACTGCACACCAGGATCCGGGAGTTCTCCGGCCAGCGGACCGCACTGGAACTGCTGGAGCGGCTCAACGCCCAACTGGTGCGCCACCGGTTCCAGTTGGCGCTGAGGCCGGGGCGTCCGCAGCAGTCCCTGAACGAGCACCTGGCGATGATCGAGGCGATCAGGACCAGGGACCCGCAGGCGGCCGAGTCGGCCGTCCGCGCCCACCTCACCAGCGTGATCGAGGCACTGAGCGACTGA
- a CDS encoding TetR/AcrR family transcriptional regulator — protein sequence MSVDNVKRPPSGPRAELKRRAIVRAARELFLREGFGVGMDTIAAEAGVSKVTVYNHFGSKEALFTAVITSALDEPLAGESAAALEGLAEAEDLRAALVEAARVWVHAVRTNDEVTALRNLVAAELHRFPELGEAWRHRGAESHHPAVAGALRALVDQGRLRVPDLQVAIIQFYGLLVFPHMVFGSYGTHIDEDLTDRLITGGVDMFLHHYGPRDT from the coding sequence ATGAGCGTGGACAACGTCAAGCGCCCCCCGAGCGGCCCCCGCGCGGAACTCAAGCGGCGGGCCATCGTGCGGGCCGCCCGCGAGCTGTTCCTGCGGGAGGGTTTCGGCGTGGGGATGGACACCATCGCCGCCGAGGCGGGCGTGTCGAAGGTGACTGTCTACAACCACTTCGGCAGCAAGGAAGCCCTGTTCACGGCGGTCATCACCAGCGCGCTCGACGAGCCGCTCGCCGGCGAGTCGGCGGCCGCGCTGGAGGGCCTGGCCGAGGCCGAGGACCTGCGGGCCGCCCTCGTGGAGGCGGCCCGCGTCTGGGTCCACGCCGTCCGCACCAACGACGAGGTCACCGCCCTGCGCAACCTCGTCGCCGCCGAACTCCACCGCTTCCCCGAACTCGGCGAGGCCTGGCGACACCGCGGAGCGGAGAGCCATCACCCCGCGGTCGCCGGCGCCCTGCGCGCCCTCGTCGACCAGGGCCGGCTGCGGGTCCCGGACCTACAGGTGGCGATCATCCAGTTCTACGGCCTGCTCGTCTTCCCCCACATGGTCTTCGGCTCCTACGGAACACACATCGACGAGGACCTGACGGACCGTCTGATCACGGGCGGCGTCGACATGTTCCTGCATCACTACGGCCCCCGGGACACGTAG
- a CDS encoding 4-carboxy-4-hydroxy-2-oxoadipate aldolase/oxaloacetate decarboxylase has product MSGVIVTNPPKAEPKDVDALAGYGVATVSEAMGRTGLLGPRIRPVQQGVRVAGTAVTVLSWPGDNLMIHAAVEQCGEGDILVVTTTSPCTDGLFGELFATALKRRGVRGVVLNTGIRDTQELREMGFAAWSRAVSSQGTVKATGGSVNVPIAIDGQVIRPGDAILADDDGVVIVPRERVRDTVRRSEAREAKEAATRAAFLDGQLGLDRYGLREKLKDLGVEYRTYEEHREREEHTAHEGQGS; this is encoded by the coding sequence ATGAGCGGGGTCATCGTCACCAACCCGCCCAAGGCCGAGCCGAAGGACGTCGACGCCCTGGCCGGGTACGGCGTCGCCACCGTGAGCGAGGCGATGGGCCGCACGGGTCTGCTGGGCCCCCGGATCCGTCCCGTCCAGCAGGGCGTACGGGTCGCCGGTACCGCCGTCACCGTGCTGAGCTGGCCCGGCGACAACCTCATGATCCACGCGGCCGTCGAGCAGTGCGGCGAGGGCGACATCCTGGTCGTCACCACCACCTCGCCGTGCACGGACGGCCTGTTCGGCGAGCTGTTCGCGACCGCTCTGAAGCGGCGCGGGGTGCGGGGCGTCGTCCTCAACACCGGCATCCGGGACACCCAGGAGCTGCGGGAGATGGGCTTCGCCGCCTGGTCCCGGGCGGTCTCCTCGCAGGGCACCGTCAAGGCCACCGGCGGCTCGGTCAACGTGCCGATCGCCATCGACGGGCAGGTGATCCGCCCCGGCGACGCGATCCTCGCCGACGACGACGGCGTCGTGATCGTCCCGCGCGAACGCGTCCGCGACACGGTGCGGAGGTCCGAGGCCCGCGAGGCGAAGGAGGCCGCCACCCGCGCCGCCTTCCTCGACGGCCAACTCGGCCTGGACCGGTACGGGTTGCGCGAGAAGCTCAAGGACCTCGGTGTCGAGTACCGGACATACGAGGAACACCGGGAACGCGAGGAGCACACGGCCCACGAGGGGCAGGGGTCGTGA